In Pseudoduganella albidiflava, a single window of DNA contains:
- a CDS encoding acyltransferase family protein translates to MLQRNVSIDVLKLALAFMVVGLHVGLLQDFSPTLGYLTSNGLFRIAVPVFLIINGFYFYPVLQRNEARRWFGRALGLYLFWTAVYGLLWIPALSPGLSGLAKAVHTLVFGYFHLWYLCGMIGAALLMLILQHRPPRTVMIVAALLYCGGVAIQYAGNYHLFAHPLLDRVSNTNWTHRNFLFLAFPFFYVGFAIHRYQLHKRIAMPYLCWGAAAGLVLLLLESYWNYTNPRNDGGYDNFASAILICPLVFLIACNVKLYSSNKRIALYSSGIFLVHIFVLRTLQPYIDVGMSAMTFVVLAISLAITAALIPLSRKVRFIL, encoded by the coding sequence ATGCTGCAGCGAAACGTGTCGATCGACGTCCTGAAACTGGCACTAGCGTTCATGGTGGTCGGTCTGCACGTGGGATTGCTGCAGGACTTCAGTCCCACGCTGGGGTACCTGACGAGCAATGGCTTGTTCCGTATCGCCGTGCCGGTATTCCTGATCATCAACGGCTTTTATTTTTATCCGGTCTTGCAGCGTAACGAAGCGCGCCGCTGGTTCGGCCGTGCACTCGGCCTTTACCTGTTCTGGACGGCGGTCTACGGCCTGCTGTGGATTCCCGCGCTCAGCCCGGGCCTGTCGGGCCTGGCCAAGGCTGTGCACACCCTCGTCTTCGGCTATTTCCATCTCTGGTACCTGTGCGGCATGATCGGTGCCGCCCTGCTGATGCTCATCTTGCAGCACCGGCCACCACGAACCGTCATGATCGTCGCGGCGCTGCTGTACTGCGGCGGCGTGGCGATCCAGTATGCGGGGAACTACCATCTCTTTGCCCACCCCTTGCTCGACCGGGTCAGCAATACCAACTGGACGCACCGCAATTTCCTCTTCCTTGCCTTCCCGTTTTTCTACGTCGGCTTCGCCATCCATCGATACCAGCTGCACAAGCGGATCGCCATGCCGTATCTGTGCTGGGGCGCCGCCGCGGGCCTGGTACTGCTGCTGCTCGAGTCTTACTGGAACTACACCAATCCCCGCAATGATGGCGGATACGACAATTTCGCTTCAGCGATCCTGATCTGCCCGCTCGTCTTCCTGATTGCGTGCAACGTGAAGCTGTATAGCAGCAACAAGCGCATCGCGCTGTATTCCAGCGGCATTTTCCTGGTCCACATCTTCGTGCTGCGCACATTGCAGCCGTACATCGACGTGGGCATGTCGGCGATGACCTTCGTGGTCCTTGCGATTTCACTCGCGATCACGGCCGCACTGATTCCCCTCAGCCGGAAGGTCCGCTTCATCCTTTAA
- the gspG gene encoding type II secretion system major pseudopilin GspG — MSKTQCRKQCKKQSGQRHARGFTLLELLVVIVIIGLLAAYVGPKYFSQLGKSEVTVAKAQIEAFEKSLDTYRLDVGRYPTTEEGLAALLAAPATAGAKWNGPYLKKGVPPDPWGQPYQYKAPGTRGDYEITSLGKDGQPGGTADNADITSQ, encoded by the coding sequence ATGTCGAAAACGCAGTGCAGGAAGCAGTGCAAAAAGCAGTCTGGTCAGCGGCATGCTCGCGGTTTCACGCTGCTCGAGCTGCTGGTGGTGATCGTCATCATCGGCCTGCTGGCGGCCTATGTCGGTCCCAAGTATTTCTCGCAACTGGGCAAGTCGGAAGTCACGGTGGCAAAGGCGCAGATCGAGGCATTTGAAAAGTCCCTCGACACATACCGGCTCGATGTCGGCCGTTACCCGACCACGGAAGAAGGCCTGGCGGCGCTGCTCGCGGCGCCGGCCACAGCGGGCGCGAAATGGAACGGCCCGTACCTGAAGAAAGGCGTGCCGCCCGATCCGTGGGGCCAGCCTTACCAGTACAAGGCACCCGGCACGCGCGGCGACTACGAAATCACTTCCCTGGGCAAGGACGGCCAACCGGGCGGCACTGCCGACAACGCCGACATCACTTCGCAATAA